The following coding sequences are from one uncultured Desulfobacter sp. window:
- the ilvC gene encoding ketol-acid reductoisomerase, whose amino-acid sequence MGTNYFNTLPLRLQLEELSQCRFMDPSEFNGVEALKGKKIVIVGCGSQGLHQGLNLRDSGLDVSYTLREAAISGQRQSWKNATENGFAVGSYEEMLPTADLVINLTPDKQHSNVIESVMPLMKKDACLSYSHGFNIVEEGMQIREDLTVIMVAPKSPGTEVREEYKRGFGVPTLIAVHRENDPRGEGLELAKAYAAGTGGHKAGVLQSSFVAEVKSDLMGEQTILCGVLQTGALLCYDKMIENGMDEGYASKLMQYGWETVTEALKHGGITNMMDRLSNPAKIKAFELSEQLKEIWAPLYNKHMDDIMTGFFSKTMMEDWANDDANLLKWRDQTQDTAFEKSVSQEADIPEQEYFDNGILLVAMIKAGVELAFDTMVSAGIIAESAYYESLHEVPLISNLIARKKLYEMNVVISDTAEYGCYLFAHSAVPMLKEFMAGLDTEVIGKGMACDDNGVDNIRLIQVNDAIRNHPVEIVGKKLRGYMGAMKALR is encoded by the coding sequence ATGGGCACCAACTATTTTAACACCCTGCCGTTACGGCTGCAACTTGAAGAACTGTCCCAGTGCCGGTTCATGGACCCTTCTGAATTTAACGGGGTTGAGGCGCTCAAGGGGAAAAAAATTGTGATCGTGGGATGCGGGTCCCAGGGTCTGCACCAGGGTTTGAATTTAAGAGACAGTGGCCTGGATGTCTCTTATACCTTAAGGGAAGCCGCCATTTCCGGACAACGCCAGTCCTGGAAAAATGCCACTGAAAACGGTTTTGCCGTGGGATCGTACGAAGAGATGCTGCCCACAGCAGATCTGGTGATCAACCTGACCCCGGACAAACAGCACTCCAATGTCATTGAATCGGTCATGCCTTTGATGAAAAAGGATGCCTGCCTTTCCTACTCCCACGGGTTCAATATTGTTGAAGAGGGTATGCAGATCAGAGAGGACCTCACCGTGATCATGGTGGCGCCCAAATCCCCGGGCACCGAAGTCAGAGAAGAGTACAAAAGAGGATTTGGCGTACCCACGCTGATCGCCGTGCACCGTGAGAACGATCCCAGGGGCGAGGGCCTTGAACTTGCCAAAGCCTATGCCGCCGGTACCGGCGGTCACAAAGCAGGTGTCCTGCAGTCCTCATTTGTGGCCGAAGTAAAATCCGACCTCATGGGCGAACAGACCATTTTATGCGGCGTGCTGCAGACCGGTGCACTGCTGTGCTACGATAAGATGATTGAAAACGGCATGGATGAAGGCTATGCATCCAAACTGATGCAGTACGGCTGGGAAACCGTGACCGAAGCGTTGAAACACGGCGGTATCACCAATATGATGGACAGACTGTCCAACCCGGCTAAGATCAAGGCCTTTGAGTTAAGCGAGCAGCTCAAAGAGATCTGGGCGCCGTTGTACAACAAGCACATGGACGACATCATGACAGGTTTTTTCTCAAAAACCATGATGGAAGACTGGGCCAATGATGACGCCAACCTGCTCAAATGGCGTGACCAGACCCAGGATACGGCCTTTGAAAAATCGGTTTCCCAGGAGGCGGATATTCCCGAGCAGGAATATTTTGACAACGGTATTCTCCTGGTGGCCATGATCAAGGCCGGTGTGGAGTTGGCCTTTGATACCATGGTGTCCGCGGGCATTATTGCCGAATCCGCCTATTATGAATCCCTGCATGAGGTCCCCCTGATCTCCAACCTCATTGCCAGGAAAAAATTATATGAAATGAACGTGGTGATTTCAGATACGGCTGAGTACGGCTGTTATCTGTTTGCCCATTCCGCAGTTCCCATGCTAAAAGAGTTCATGGCCGGCCTGGATACTGAAGTGATCGGTAAAGGCATGGCTTGTGACGACAACGGCGTGGATAACATCCGCCTGATCCAGGTCAATGATGCCATCCGGAACCATCCTGTGGAAATTGTGGGTAAAAAACTGCGTGGATATATGGGTGCCATGAAAGCCCTGCGTTAA
- a CDS encoding transporter substrate-binding domain-containing protein: MIHKQQKRLKLNGWSLVIASFICAVVFSGLCPDSAWAEPEPLTIACYQNYPPYSDVDDLGKPRGLLIDFWRLWAQKNQLSVTFAPGALADCLEKVKTGQADFMIGLFKSEDRSVFMDFSKSFMSVHTNLYVQQDMDIETIEQLPANVVVGVIKDDFATSFFQSRYPRIKVQQFPSAKTILGYAMAGKIEAFALDFPNAVVLMAEHNSLEEFKNLKTLYTEKLRAGVAKGNKELLKKINKGLAAMPQKDVQALYNKWGIAPKPFILQHRGLLAGTVVVLLAGCIIFGIYVFRLKSRIQKMKQAAPSFDMSEWEQLISSGENDTVEFKSSLRWNINEEKVDKRLEAVVIKTLSAFMNTRGGTLFIGINDAGEPVGIEPDYKTFQRKPNQDGFMLKLSDLISKSLGGKSHKFIVSDIQAMAGKDVCRISVSPSDGPVFVTDQGKEAFYIRAGASSIPLGMSQAHEYISSRW; encoded by the coding sequence TTGATCCATAAACAACAAAAGAGACTCAAATTAAACGGTTGGTCCTTGGTTATTGCTTCTTTTATCTGTGCAGTGGTTTTCTCCGGTCTATGCCCGGACAGTGCCTGGGCCGAACCAGAGCCGCTGACCATTGCCTGTTATCAAAATTACCCGCCCTATTCAGACGTTGATGACCTGGGCAAGCCCCGGGGCCTGCTCATTGATTTCTGGCGGCTGTGGGCCCAAAAAAATCAATTATCCGTAACGTTTGCCCCGGGAGCCCTGGCCGATTGCCTGGAAAAGGTTAAAACCGGCCAGGCTGATTTCATGATTGGGCTTTTCAAATCCGAAGACCGGTCCGTTTTTATGGATTTTTCAAAATCGTTTATGTCGGTGCACACCAACCTGTACGTCCAACAGGATATGGACATTGAAACCATTGAGCAACTGCCCGCCAACGTTGTGGTCGGCGTGATCAAAGATGATTTTGCCACCTCTTTTTTCCAGAGCCGGTATCCGAGAATCAAGGTTCAGCAATTTCCCAGCGCCAAAACGATCCTTGGGTATGCCATGGCAGGGAAAATAGAAGCCTTTGCCCTGGATTTTCCCAATGCTGTTGTGCTGATGGCCGAACATAACTCATTGGAAGAGTTTAAGAATTTAAAAACATTATATACTGAAAAACTCAGGGCAGGTGTCGCCAAAGGCAATAAAGAGCTTCTGAAAAAAATTAACAAGGGACTGGCAGCCATGCCCCAAAAAGATGTCCAGGCCCTGTACAACAAATGGGGAATTGCCCCCAAACCCTTTATTCTCCAGCACCGGGGCCTGCTGGCAGGAACGGTTGTTGTGCTGCTGGCCGGCTGCATCATTTTCGGCATCTATGTTTTCAGGCTAAAATCCAGAATTCAAAAGATGAAACAGGCCGCGCCATCCTTTGATATGTCGGAGTGGGAACAACTCATTTCAAGTGGTGAAAACGACACGGTGGAATTCAAGTCATCCCTTCGCTGGAACATAAATGAAGAAAAGGTTGATAAACGCCTGGAAGCGGTTGTGATCAAAACCTTGTCCGCATTCATGAATACCCGGGGCGGCACATTGTTCATCGGCATCAACGATGCGGGAGAGCCTGTGGGTATTGAGCCGGATTACAAAACATTCCAGAGAAAACCCAATCAGGACGGATTTATGCTCAAGCTGTCCGATCTGATTTCCAAAAGCCTGGGGGGCAAAAGTCATAAATTCATTGTGTCCGATATTCAGGCCATGGCCGGAAAAGATGTATGCAGGATAAGTGTATCGCCGTCGGACGGGCCTGTTTTTGTCACAGACCAGGGCAAAGAAGCATTCTACATCCGTGCCGGGGCATCTTCTATTCCCCTGGGTATGAGCCAGGCACACGAATATATCAGCTCCCGCTGGTAA
- a CDS encoding DUF1007 family protein, with product MPRLSCFFQFLLVCSIVLSPISGTAHPHVFISQHTGFVFDDKGLAGFRVNWTFDEMFSAMISEDFDSDHNQVLDAAEVAVIKEKAFGYIAAYNYYIHVRIDGKPFDVKFIKTFNAWLDNGIICYEFFIPCHVSAVDTPKQVVLSPYDPEYYSDIYFPDETPLNMENAEAFSTKIKTARDHDTLIYYDTVNPMAIFLSFKRK from the coding sequence ATGCCCCGACTCAGTTGTTTTTTCCAGTTCCTGCTTGTTTGTTCGATTGTGTTGTCTCCCATATCCGGAACAGCCCATCCCCATGTGTTCATTTCCCAGCACACAGGTTTTGTGTTTGATGATAAAGGCCTGGCCGGTTTCAGGGTGAACTGGACCTTTGACGAGATGTTTTCCGCCATGATCAGCGAGGATTTTGACTCGGACCATAACCAGGTTCTGGATGCTGCAGAAGTGGCGGTGATTAAGGAAAAAGCCTTTGGGTATATCGCTGCGTACAACTATTACATCCATGTCAGAATAGACGGTAAGCCCTTTGATGTGAAGTTTATTAAAACATTTAATGCCTGGCTTGATAACGGAATCATCTGTTATGAATTTTTTATACCCTGCCATGTTTCAGCCGTGGATACACCCAAGCAGGTGGTGTTGTCCCCCTATGATCCGGAATACTATTCCGATATCTATTTCCCGGATGAGACGCCTTTAAACATGGAGAACGCCGAGGCCTTTTCCACCAAAATAAAGACGGCCCGGGACCACGACACCCTGATCTATTATGATACGGTAAACCCCATGGCCATTTTTCTTTCGTTCAAACGAAAATAG
- a CDS encoding ParB N-terminal domain-containing protein: protein MELNTTFVSPDTLTTRQPFKKLFPIQEETLAAICQNMEVNGFDPVFPLVVWKEENVLVDGHTRFTAAKNMNLDQVPVVYKSFEDEDDALLYSFHAQRNRRNMSDDDIVKCLAILDSVHKKDHSDQKTTRKAENEIRAKELGISAQKVDKARKVMEYGSPDIQEQVQTGEKSINKAFNEVQAQRRESGEIKGRETDGLGLSAKYTQSLGKFLKELTRIREQGWQEVSREKAVADIESILDLIKN, encoded by the coding sequence ATGGAATTAAACACAACATTTGTAAGCCCTGACACCTTAACCACCCGGCAACCCTTTAAAAAACTGTTTCCCATCCAGGAGGAGACCCTGGCTGCCATATGCCAGAACATGGAGGTCAATGGGTTTGATCCGGTATTTCCCCTGGTGGTCTGGAAAGAAGAAAATGTACTCGTGGACGGGCACACCCGATTTACAGCCGCCAAAAACATGAATCTGGATCAGGTACCGGTGGTGTATAAATCCTTTGAGGACGAGGACGACGCACTGCTTTACAGCTTTCATGCCCAGCGGAACCGGCGCAATATGTCCGACGATGACATTGTAAAGTGCCTGGCAATTCTGGACAGTGTGCACAAAAAAGATCATAGCGATCAAAAAACCACCCGCAAGGCCGAAAACGAAATCCGGGCCAAGGAGCTGGGCATCAGCGCCCAAAAGGTGGACAAAGCCCGGAAGGTCATGGAATACGGCAGCCCGGATATTCAGGAGCAGGTTCAGACCGGGGAAAAATCCATTAATAAGGCCTTTAACGAGGTCCAGGCCCAGCGCCGTGAAAGCGGTGAAATTAAAGGCAGGGAGACCGACGGTCTCGGACTTTCGGCAAAGTACACCCAGTCCCTGGGAAAATTCCTCAAAGAGCTTACCCGCATCCGGGAGCAGGGGTGGCAGGAGGTCAGCCGTGAAAAAGCCGTGGCCGACATTGAATCCATCCTTGACCTGATCAAAAACTAG
- a CDS encoding NAD(P)/FAD-dependent oxidoreductase — MPEKKPLPPGAILQRDGQSFAVRITPPSGKISARDLEKMAELIRAYEVPEVKLTSGQRIGFYGLTQDNIHDMCNAMPFRTGGHYVQACPGTKWCKFGQQDSLGLARTLEEKYGTMPTPAKIKLGISGCTFSCAESRLRDIGFIGTPKGWRMFVGGNSGMKPRIADELAKGLSTQGALELCRKFLNFYCETAPAKRRTSRFVEKMGIETIKEQLGL; from the coding sequence ATGCCAGAAAAAAAACCCCTTCCGCCCGGTGCAATCCTGCAGCGGGACGGTCAATCATTTGCCGTCCGTATCACCCCGCCTTCCGGAAAAATAAGCGCCCGGGATCTGGAAAAAATGGCCGAACTGATCAGAGCCTATGAGGTGCCGGAGGTCAAGCTGACCTCGGGCCAGCGCATTGGTTTTTACGGTTTGACCCAAGACAATATTCACGATATGTGCAATGCCATGCCGTTCAGAACCGGCGGCCACTATGTCCAGGCATGCCCCGGAACCAAGTGGTGTAAATTCGGTCAACAGGACTCTTTAGGACTTGCCCGGACCCTTGAAGAAAAATATGGAACGATGCCGACACCGGCCAAAATCAAACTGGGCATTTCCGGCTGCACATTCAGCTGCGCGGAATCGCGGCTGCGGGACATAGGATTTATCGGTACGCCCAAAGGGTGGCGCATGTTTGTGGGCGGCAACTCCGGCATGAAACCCAGAATCGCCGATGAGCTGGCAAAAGGATTGTCCACCCAAGGCGCCCTCGAACTTTGCCGGAAATTTCTCAACTTTTACTGTGAAACAGCGCCTGCCAAACGCAGGACCTCGCGTTTTGTTGAAAAGATGGGGATTGAGACCATCAAAGAGCAGTTAGGCCTTTAG
- a CDS encoding TrpB-like pyridoxal phosphate-dependent enzyme, with translation MPTKIYLTEDEIPRQWYNLAADLPGTINPPLGQDGKPISPDMLAAVFPMNLIEQEMSQERWIDIPEGILDLLYRWRPSPLHRAIHLEKALGTPAKIFYKNESVSPAGSHKPNTAVAQAWYNKEFGIKRLTTETGAGQWGSALSHACALLGMQCKVFMVRISFDQKPFRKSLMQTWGGECIASPSTETQVGRDILAKIPDTPGSLGIAISEAIEAAVSDETGGTRYALGSVLNHVMLHQTIIGLEAKKQLDKFGIKKVDTVIGCAGGGSNFAGLAFPFVLDKINGDDIEIIPVEPASCPTLTATPFSYDFGDVAQMTPMLPMHSLGHKFIPAPIHAGGLRYHGMAPLVSHAVEAGLMSPMAIKQLECYEAGVMFARTEGLVVAPETCHAVACAIRSARQAKEEGKEKTIIFNLSGHGLMDLAGYEKYMAGELQDIVMSAQDVEASRGISIDGYPVPQI, from the coding sequence ATGCCCACCAAAATTTATTTAACCGAAGATGAAATCCCCCGCCAATGGTATAACCTGGCAGCAGACCTGCCCGGCACCATTAATCCCCCCCTGGGACAGGACGGCAAGCCCATCAGTCCGGATATGCTGGCGGCCGTGTTTCCCATGAATCTGATCGAACAGGAGATGTCCCAGGAACGCTGGATCGACATTCCAGAGGGTATTCTGGATCTGCTCTACCGGTGGCGCCCCTCTCCGCTGCACCGGGCAATACACCTGGAAAAGGCCCTGGGCACACCGGCAAAAATTTTCTATAAAAATGAAAGCGTCTCCCCGGCCGGCAGCCATAAACCCAATACGGCCGTGGCCCAGGCCTGGTACAATAAGGAGTTCGGCATCAAGCGTCTGACCACGGAAACCGGTGCCGGCCAGTGGGGGTCTGCCCTGTCCCACGCCTGTGCCCTTCTGGGTATGCAGTGCAAGGTGTTCATGGTCAGGATCAGTTTTGACCAAAAACCCTTCAGAAAGTCACTCATGCAGACCTGGGGCGGGGAATGCATTGCAAGTCCGTCCACTGAAACCCAGGTGGGCCGGGATATCCTGGCAAAAATACCGGACACGCCGGGGTCCCTGGGCATTGCCATTTCAGAGGCCATTGAAGCGGCCGTCAGTGACGAGACCGGAGGCACCCGCTACGCGCTAGGGTCCGTGCTCAACCACGTTATGCTCCACCAGACCATTATCGGCCTGGAAGCCAAAAAGCAGCTGGACAAATTCGGCATAAAAAAAGTAGATACGGTGATTGGCTGTGCCGGCGGCGGGTCCAACTTTGCCGGCCTGGCCTTCCCCTTTGTTTTGGATAAAATCAACGGGGACGACATTGAGATCATTCCCGTGGAGCCGGCATCCTGCCCGACGCTTACGGCAACCCCGTTCTCCTATGACTTCGGGGATGTGGCCCAGATGACCCCCATGCTGCCCATGCACTCGTTGGGGCATAAATTCATCCCTGCCCCCATCCATGCCGGCGGGCTCAGGTACCACGGCATGGCCCCCCTGGTTTCCCACGCCGTTGAAGCCGGTCTGATGAGCCCCATGGCCATCAAACAGCTGGAATGTTATGAGGCCGGTGTGATGTTTGCCCGCACCGAAGGTCTGGTTGTGGCCCCTGAAACCTGTCATGCCGTGGCCTGTGCCATCCGATCCGCCAGGCAGGCAAAAGAGGAGGGCAAGGAGAAAACCATTATTTTCAACCTCTCCGGCCACGGCCTCATGGACCTTGCCGGGTATGAAAAATATATGGCAGGCGAACTCCAGGATATTGTCATGTCCGCCCAGGATGTGGAAGCGTCCAGGGGTATCAGCATTGACGGATATCCCGTACCCCAAATTTAG
- the ilvY gene encoding HTH-type transcriptional activator IlvY: MDIRTLELFHHLAGSLHFSRTSQSCNISPSALTRVVQRLETDVGKQLFIRGNRCVELTYAGQVFKKYAEDVLGRFEQLQGELSKDAVLSGQLSIYCSVTAAYSLLPQFIPRYRAVHPGVQIYLETGDPAQAIDRLMNREADAVIAALPETPGAQISFLNMAVSPLVFIGAKHYPDVLVKDADGGPDWQKFPLILADKGLSRERIDNWFAENAVVPRIYSQVTGHEAIIGLVNLGFGIGLVPRLVLDKSPLYQDIIALNNMPELPPYEIALCTRDANLSNPRVRALWDIVAGVP; this comes from the coding sequence ATGGATATACGCACCCTTGAATTATTTCACCACCTGGCCGGCTCCCTGCATTTTTCCAGGACAAGCCAGAGCTGCAATATTTCACCTTCGGCCCTGACCCGGGTGGTCCAGCGCCTGGAAACCGATGTGGGAAAACAGCTGTTTATCCGGGGCAACCGCTGTGTGGAGCTGACCTATGCCGGACAGGTCTTTAAAAAATATGCCGAGGATGTACTCGGCCGATTTGAACAACTCCAGGGAGAGTTATCAAAGGACGCCGTCCTGTCCGGCCAGCTCTCCATTTACTGCTCGGTCACCGCGGCATACAGCCTGCTGCCCCAATTTATTCCCCGGTACCGGGCCGTACACCCCGGCGTCCAGATTTACCTTGAAACAGGGGACCCGGCCCAGGCCATAGATCGGCTGATGAACCGGGAAGCCGATGCCGTCATTGCCGCCCTGCCGGAAACACCCGGGGCCCAGATCAGTTTTTTAAACATGGCCGTAAGTCCCCTGGTGTTTATCGGGGCCAAGCACTATCCCGATGTCCTGGTCAAAGACGCCGACGGGGGGCCCGACTGGCAGAAATTCCCTTTAATTCTTGCGGACAAAGGCCTGAGCCGGGAGCGTATTGATAACTGGTTTGCTGAAAACGCGGTGGTTCCGCGTATCTATTCCCAGGTTACGGGCCACGAAGCCATTATCGGTTTAGTGAACCTGGGATTCGGCATCGGCCTGGTCCCCCGGCTGGTTCTTGATAAAAGCCCGCTTTACCAGGATATTATCGCCCTAAACAACATGCCGGAACTGCCGCCCTATGAAATAGCGCTTTGCACGCGGGATGCCAACCTATCCAATCCCCGGGTCCGGGCCCTGTGGGATATCGTTGCAGGTGTGCCTTGA
- a CDS encoding AraC family transcriptional regulator — protein MRPKTDVRYYRDQSLPGIDVCRVVKSRHHFPEHFHDDLYIVSMIISGHCYCLGKGRQEEVSGPGTVTLLNPGQIHTGAPADENSLDYALCYFSLNAMADLASDFMSGGVPEFTASTLKAPVVTALVRHLLVTLMESRDRLEKEAVLVSTLHFILSKYGFNGTSPAGVRPQGRHAVKEAKRLLSSDLDQKLSLDRVARIVGVSRFHFLRIFKANTGISPHLYRTLKRIDLSKKLLSQDMRPAQVALETGFADQSHFSNTFRRYVGATPRQYLESS, from the coding sequence ATGAGACCTAAGACCGATGTCAGATATTACAGGGATCAATCCTTGCCGGGAATTGACGTTTGCCGGGTGGTTAAAAGCCGTCACCATTTTCCGGAACATTTCCATGACGATCTGTATATTGTCAGTATGATTATATCCGGCCATTGCTACTGCCTGGGAAAAGGACGGCAGGAAGAGGTGTCCGGGCCGGGAACGGTGACCTTGCTTAATCCCGGACAGATTCATACCGGTGCCCCGGCCGACGAAAATTCCCTGGACTATGCCTTGTGTTATTTTTCACTTAACGCCATGGCTGATCTGGCATCGGATTTTATGTCGGGCGGTGTTCCGGAGTTTACGGCATCCACCCTAAAGGCGCCTGTGGTTACCGCCCTGGTGCGGCATCTGTTGGTTACCCTGATGGAAAGCCGTGACCGCCTGGAAAAAGAGGCGGTTTTGGTGTCAACCTTGCATTTTATCCTTTCAAAATATGGATTCAACGGAACGTCGCCTGCCGGCGTCAGGCCCCAGGGCCGCCACGCCGTAAAAGAGGCCAAGAGGCTTCTATCGTCCGATCTGGATCAAAAACTCTCTTTGGACCGGGTGGCACGAATTGTGGGCGTGAGCCGGTTTCATTTTCTACGGATTTTTAAGGCAAATACCGGTATTTCTCCCCACCTCTACCGGACACTTAAACGGATTGATCTGTCAAAAAAATTGTTGTCCCAGGACATGCGGCCTGCCCAGGTGGCCCTTGAAACAGGATTTGCCGACCAGAGTCATTTTTCAAATACCTTTCGCAGGTATGTGGGGGCGACACCAAGACAGTATCTGGAATCATCTTAA
- a CDS encoding PAS domain S-box protein has translation MTAQRLNSEKEFYSAFNAMKSAVWIIDKNHSILKANSAAEQLFNQSRADIIGKKCWDIVHGIDGPIPACPLDKAAQSLQQESIELQINDRWFEVSVDPILDSKGNAVKYVHITTDITEAKSAKAELMLQSERTKTFFNSINDAIFVHPLVLDGFKPFVEVNDIACKRYGYTYDEMMNLSAPDITVEADVIGHSKPDCRKNLLKKKLLVFETFHIKKSGEIFPVEINSNIFYQNGKPHILAVVRDITDRKKAEEVLRKSEQAFRNLFDNHAAVKLIIDPGTGRIIAANKAAEEFYGWPCDTLTQMSIDQINTKSLGDIQKLMGNAKNQERIYFEFQHRLADGSIRDVEVFSSGVEMNGQKYLHSIVHDITEQKKATKDMEALRIQNWHLKKQESLSRMAGAISHHFNNHLMAIMGNLELGIKLIEKERSPQKNLMKAMQVAQNAAKVNGLMLTYLGKNTSGKMPVDMGKVCNMAKPLLRASLPINIVLETDFPNQGPIIHGNENQIQQLVTNLVTNAAESYQKKGIIFFSLKTVNADQIPKKHRFPVDWVPENKDYACIEVADTGSGIEEQDIEKIFDPFFTTKTTGRGLDLPVVLGIAQINNGVITVESEPGKGSTFRFFAPVGSRPNSP, from the coding sequence GTGACAGCCCAAAGATTGAATTCCGAAAAGGAATTTTATTCTGCTTTCAACGCGATGAAGTCGGCCGTCTGGATTATTGATAAAAATCACAGTATCCTGAAAGCCAACAGCGCTGCAGAACAGTTATTCAATCAAAGCAGGGCAGACATCATCGGCAAAAAATGCTGGGACATCGTACATGGTATTGACGGCCCTATCCCAGCGTGTCCGCTTGACAAAGCCGCCCAAAGTCTGCAGCAGGAATCCATTGAACTTCAAATAAATGACAGATGGTTTGAGGTCTCTGTGGACCCGATTCTCGATTCAAAGGGTAACGCCGTAAAATATGTTCACATCACGACAGATATTACCGAAGCAAAATCAGCCAAGGCAGAACTTATGCTGCAATCGGAAAGAACAAAAACCTTTTTTAATTCCATCAACGACGCCATATTTGTCCACCCACTGGTATTAGATGGGTTTAAACCCTTCGTTGAGGTCAATGATATAGCCTGTAAACGATATGGGTATACCTATGATGAGATGATGAATCTTTCGGCACCTGATATAACCGTTGAAGCGGACGTTATCGGGCATTCCAAACCCGATTGCAGAAAAAATTTGCTCAAAAAAAAACTGTTGGTTTTTGAAACATTTCACATTAAAAAATCAGGTGAGATATTTCCCGTTGAAATAAATTCAAACATCTTCTATCAAAACGGAAAACCTCATATCCTTGCCGTTGTTCGGGATATCACAGATCGAAAAAAGGCTGAAGAAGTGCTTCGAAAAAGCGAACAGGCCTTTCGCAATCTGTTTGATAATCATGCTGCCGTAAAACTCATTATTGATCCCGGCACAGGCCGGATCATAGCGGCCAACAAGGCTGCAGAGGAATTTTATGGATGGCCTTGCGACACGCTGACACAAATGAGCATTGATCAAATCAACACAAAATCCCTTGGCGACATTCAAAAACTGATGGGCAATGCGAAAAATCAGGAACGTATTTATTTTGAATTTCAACACCGATTGGCAGACGGTTCCATACGTGACGTCGAGGTATTCAGCAGCGGGGTTGAGATGAACGGACAAAAATATCTGCACTCCATTGTTCATGACATAACCGAACAAAAAAAAGCGACAAAAGATATGGAGGCGCTGCGGATTCAAAATTGGCACCTTAAAAAACAGGAAAGCCTCAGCCGAATGGCAGGTGCTATTTCTCACCACTTCAACAATCACCTCATGGCGATCATGGGAAATCTGGAGCTGGGTATCAAATTAATTGAGAAAGAAAGATCTCCGCAGAAAAATCTAATGAAAGCCATGCAAGTTGCTCAAAATGCGGCCAAAGTCAATGGATTAATGCTGACCTATCTTGGAAAAAACACCTCTGGAAAAATGCCGGTGGATATGGGCAAAGTCTGCAACATGGCCAAGCCGCTTCTGAGGGCCTCACTGCCGATCAACATTGTCCTGGAAACGGATTTTCCAAATCAGGGCCCCATAATCCACGGAAATGAGAATCAAATTCAGCAGCTTGTCACCAACCTTGTAACCAATGCCGCAGAGTCATATCAAAAAAAAGGGATAATTTTTTTTAGTTTAAAAACCGTTAACGCCGACCAAATACCTAAAAAACACCGATTTCCTGTGGATTGGGTGCCTGAAAACAAAGATTATGCATGTATAGAGGTTGCCGACACAGGTTCTGGTATTGAGGAACAGGATATCGAAAAAATATTCGATCCATTTTTTACGACCAAAACCACGGGAAGAGGACTTGATTTACCTGTTGTTCTGGGGATTGCCCAGATAAACAATGGTGTCATTACTGTAGAAAGCGAACCTGGAAAGGGAAGTACCTTTCGTTTTTTTGCACCTGTCGGATCACGGCCAAACTCACCTTAA
- a CDS encoding DMT family transporter — MQTTEFRSLTHPDNRTLKSTLIPYAALAAAAFFWGASFPATRFAVSLLDPKAVMFCRMAVACLIMAPFVRQLKPASWAVKDLTLVIPMVLLQPCLYFLLESNALKLTTASQAGIISASVPLLVALGAWLFLSEKITVKVVLGLVVSMAGVAVLTLQASPVRAGDNPFVGNCLEFGAMACAAGNMLLVKRLSNRYNTWTLTGLQFIAGLIFFSPGVVHLAGSPEKFLRIDLIGVLMLLGAFASVGAFGLYNWSMARIPASRAAVFINLVPVIAVVLGWTLLNESLSLGQAGGAFLVGLGVLVSQKK, encoded by the coding sequence ATGCAAACAACAGAATTCAGAAGTTTGACCCATCCGGACAACCGGACTTTAAAGTCCACTTTAATACCCTATGCCGCCCTTGCAGCGGCAGCGTTCTTCTGGGGAGCGTCATTTCCTGCCACCCGGTTTGCCGTCAGCCTGCTGGACCCCAAGGCGGTGATGTTCTGCCGTATGGCGGTTGCCTGCCTGATCATGGCCCCCTTTGTCCGGCAGTTGAAACCGGCTTCCTGGGCGGTAAAGGATTTAACGCTGGTCATTCCCATGGTCCTGCTTCAGCCCTGTCTCTATTTTCTTTTGGAATCCAACGCACTGAAACTGACCACCGCTTCCCAGGCCGGGATTATTTCTGCGTCGGTGCCTTTGCTGGTGGCCCTGGGCGCCTGGCTTTTTTTATCCGAAAAGATCACCGTGAAAGTGGTCCTCGGTCTGGTTGTATCAATGGCCGGGGTGGCGGTCTTGACTTTGCAGGCAAGTCCGGTCCGGGCGGGGGATAACCCTTTTGTTGGAAATTGCCTTGAATTTGGCGCCATGGCCTGTGCCGCAGGCAATATGCTCCTGGTTAAGCGTTTAAGCAACCGCTATAATACCTGGACCCTGACCGGACTTCAATTTATCGCCGGTCTCATCTTTTTTTCTCCCGGCGTAGTCCACCTTGCCGGTTCACCTGAAAAATTTCTCCGCATTGATTTAATCGGGGTGCTGATGCTTTTGGGCGCCTTTGCCTCGGTGGGCGCCTTTGGCTTGTATAACTGGTCCATGGCCCGGATTCCGGCGAGCCGGGCGGCTGTTTTCATTAACCTGGTGCCGGTAATTGCCGTGGTGCTCGGCTGGACCCTGCTTAATGAATCTTTGTCTTTGGGGCAGGCGGGGGGAGCCTTTTTGGTCGGGTTAGGGGTGCTGGTCAGTCAAAAAAAATAA